The following are from one region of the Cottoperca gobio chromosome 13, fCotGob3.1, whole genome shotgun sequence genome:
- the urb1 gene encoding nucleolar pre-ribosomal-associated protein 1 isoform X3 encodes MEDSAESNTPLKKEVPEFNGTVFKAMLKEPTTAMKGLETFVSTAKKLPCSDLYDVVEGYIKISMECAEIFKLLEREKHVESEMMLVFESLEMILLRTASDLSHFSMVGNAIVKKTVSSHVKLLQGSFQSENHRFVRQCLSLLSALVSQGPEAARDVLSHIHVTKALSGLAKRKDKRGRPDVRMAFIQFVLSFLVSGDNATVGQLLEIKELLPEILSTGLKEDRMSIANLILSTLKTRVVLNKFISKTQKVRFFTPVVLANIASLYKWNGIVDATVDDDRMLEDSEHAGISVIRELVHSFLLDLCCSRKHGISFHDASFGTAGRAGNIVLLQFLVGQKQATEDELVMELVVNVLKASPDMLARYFKETQYSYTPRLKSAWQDNVKLLKKIYAAQPEISTAFQTGEVIPLPRLLSMIMVISLPPVCNKTFFTQGISLANTAVQLTTLSMMNFTLKRANKNLEYLLDKSEWHSSNVYTSDMMGDLVQQYRETLSKILPDMTSIVSKWQSLSKKEKTDAEEKKTKTEGSAEQTDNENKVPVAETAEVILLKTQILQVICLYQKVVPHLVSQCKFDFSKLLKGIVSEKGMREEVPPVLQYQILQLALDLPASKFSWFRIQDVADTESSSSGEKSVLYLLLKMFVSSSSSHLKTSTRLLVVKVLKDSGVFEYTWTELELWLDQLAKVDANQQETVIQFLERVLVKLVCNSYTYTDKVASLVQEAAYLQANLSSQEGDAASIPISHIDDVLDMLDVIMEGNEGEMEELGPSLSEDLIIQTFPFSVVVPAALEARNKLPADKGVVYEYLSAVLSDVLHCQREPLPLCLALQQYDKELVSAELSASPHPSIIHLHQYYSKWLPQQCREELFKSSECHLKGMSTPNSFTALMKAAYSQGPNTLLEDAFRKSVEGTLASMLMADFPAAIKQILLYIKSTVENLGTFSKDIGTAPLKAVMGILLDLVSKLQGFQETTISEPAAENSQEGADLFLEVHQSSTTEANKEQILVSALGSIFKHPCLQQWFLALELAALPPHTLNPVRLKHMCAQLNDDMLALLKTCSPTLCDLGHLELISSYMESIEKAVLKELMEKGSQAAKKQSRPFQALLSLHSYMDSCNLREVVSKLLLLPHESLISPSSKGTQAELSVYGQAALQILTESKANPSQDHGIFLSQAHLHGLSTLLLSCSSPALEAFLLQTLSSEPASAKLIHTDVLLHCLQCPLPDSLSISSLLLKNCSTHRLCFDMWCLEPENMEKLSDQMETFLPLINTYLQVASREDPARPIDVQKKVVKALNQMLLAKLSQCVLGNLTEDSGAQLAETLANLIKLSANIKDTRNLVSTLPNALQKVDSFERWRLVDVITEKLADCPEEQDTWRKSVTAAALKCLTAAYSHYKDQATARSEQEQSILERLQGLLTSADDITASEWNSFVKNGLKYRYRDHHFLKTLGNLLELMYGGREVHKDLIPLSTLYMMTSSHSLFLPTMLDSDEEASRCQAKEALLSLLLSLVKKCPTVCNINHFVVLLGAYGVTLSTADQKLLLLLQEYERNNVTLLKFQSFLWGPAAVEHHKTRKSLGASLWKQESSDDLLALLKSDWMLQTIAHFPQQRRIMLQDDKELLYCNTAVKDLGNVYDPRFLLPLFSTILQPECVIDCLKFVSSHALGVTLMSLSSYDPNLRAAAYHVLSCFYQHLEGARVREKRQLLYLMDTVKNGIRQQNQRLPFVLTTYIAKVAQQMLKPEDHMYVVLNRFLLSHQSLDFRRVPEFFKLFYGFDLEHKMEREWILSVLEEGISDGHSYELCEQQGIFQTLLGFSSSPLCDEHSQAQIIRVLCQAARVTRAAYNLTKSCGLLTWIIQVVEKRNLDQQLLSAIIELLHVLWFTNLGQKEKQVDGAKTSSSTEEKPQSSGKCLPLPLINEFLSVASTISRHLRSRVKAAQLNLFLQTLCSVLKHRGTALNVNKQADWLTLHPQPLSCTESLTLLLCWASLSHNTALLTQIQALSEKHKVKELLGMGKDKARGKGSFSQARTRKENLAEDAETEKQEESLLTQCTFYLSSIFVHWEPVFPLSEPQPAQPRDKLDASQLAGDAAHLLTKWSLRCLVEDSYDENRTKEFLHWVEKAVMKHSRIMNVVLLDPGMKADILRLYHQAFDAQCHSSISARVEVLQLFTNIMIRLLETRGNLPELHQAVVSACLPAATHDQSTRVEGLFLLSSYVHELWRGATSAELFLSHVSLVTGAKCNRQKASKPSLKQTAIRAICNDIITLKS; translated from the exons ATGGAAGACTCAGCGGAGTCAAACACTCCGCTGAAAAAAGAAGTTCCGGAGTTCAATGGAACCGTATTTAAAGCCATGCTAAAGGAACCCACCACAGCCATGAAGG GACTGGAGACATTCGTATCAACCGCGAAGAAGCTGCCATGCTCTGACCTGTATGATGTAGTTGAAGGTTATATTAAAATCTCTATGGAGTGTGCAGAAATATTCAAACTGCTAGAAAGAGAAAAGCATGTAGAGAGTGAG ATGATGCTGGTTTTTGAGAGCTTGGAGATGATCCTCCTCAGGACAGCCAGTGATCTGTCCCACTTCAGCATGGTTGGAAATGCCATTGTGAAAAAGACTGTTTCCAGCCACGTGAAACTTCTGCAGGGATCTTTCCAGTCAGAAAATCACAG GTTTGTCCGTCAGTGCCTCAGTCTCCTGTCCGCTTTGGTGTCTCAGGGTCCAGAAGCTGCCAGAGATGTCCTAAGTCACATTCACGTCACTAAAGCTCTGTCTGGACTGGCAAAGAGAAAGGATAAGAGG GGAAGACCCGATGTCCGCATGGCTTTTATCCAGTTTGTGCTGTCCTTTTTGGTGTCTGGAGATAATGCTACAGTTGGACAGTTATTGGAAATCAAAG AACTCCTCCCAGAGATCCTGAGTACGGGTCTGAAGGAGGACAGGATGTCTATAGCCAATCTGATTTTGTCCACCCTGAAGACGAGA GTTGTACTAAACAAGTTCATAagtaaaacacagaaagtgCGTTTTTTCACACCTGTTGTTCTGGCCAACATAGCATCTCTGTATAAGTGGAATGGGATTGTGGATGCAACCGTTGATGATGACAGA atGTTAGAGGACTCGGAGCATGCTGGGATATCTGTCATCAGGGAACTTGTTCACAGTTTCCTCCTCGACTTGTGTTGCTCTCGTAAGCATGGTATCAGCTTTCATGATGCCAGCTTTGGCACAGCTGGGAG aGCTGGCAACATTGTCTTACTTCAGTTCTTGGTGGGGCAGAAGCAGGCCACAGAGGATGAGTTGGTGATGGAGCTGGTGGTGAATGTGTTGAAAGCTAGCCCTGACATGCTGGCCAGATACTTTAAGGAGACTCAGTATTCATACACTCCCCGCCTCAAAAGTGCTTGGCAGGACAATGTCAAGTTACTTAAAAAG ATCTACGCAGCCCAGCCAGAGATTTCCACAGCCTTCCAAACTGGTGAGGTCATCCCTCTCCCTCGCCTGCTGTCCATGATCATGGTGATATCTCTTCCTCCCGTCTGTAACAAGACCTTCTTCACACAGGGCATCAGT CTTGCCAACACAGCAGTGCAGCTCACAACTCTGTCCATGATGAATTTCACCTTGAAAAGAGCCAATAAGAATTTGGAGTACCTTTTGGATAAATCTGAGTGGCACAGCTCGAACGTATACACTTCTGACATGATGGGGGATTTGGTGCAGCAGTACAGGGAGACTCTCAGCAAG ATTTTGCCCGACATGACAAGCATAGTTTCAAAGTGGCAGTCACTTAGCAAGAAGGAAAAGACGGAtgctgaagaaaaaaagacaaaaactgaAGGGAGTGCTGAACAGACggataatgaaaacaaagtgcCTG TTGCTGAGACAGCTGAGGTCATCCTGCTGAAGACTCAGATTCTTCAGGTCATATGTCTTTACCAGAAGGTAGTGCCACATCTGGTTAGCCAGTGCAAATTTGACTTCAGCAAGCTCTTAAAAg GGATTGTGTCAGAGAAAGGAATGAGGGAAGAAGTTCCCCCAGTTCTGCAGTATCAGATACTGCAGTTGGCCTTAGATCTCCCTGCAAGCAAGTTCTCCTGGTTCCGCATACAG GATGTTGCAGATACGGAATCATCATCATCCGGAGAGAAGTCGGTACTTTACCTCCTTCTCAAGATgtttgtcagcagcagcagcagccacctgAAGACCTCCACACGACTGCTGGTTGTAAAG GTTCTAAAGGACAGCGGGGTGTTTGAGTACACCTGGACTGAGCTTGAGCTTTGGCTCGACCAGCTGGCCAAAGTAGACGCAAACCAACAAGAGACTGTCATCCAATTCTTGGAGAGG GTGTTGGTGAAACTGGTGTGTAATTCTTACACGTACACAGATAAGGTTGCCAGCCTGGTCCAGGAGGCAGCTTATCTGCAAGCCAACCTGAGCAGCCAGGAGGGCGACGCGGCCAGTATCCCAATCTCACACATAGATG ATGTCTTAGACATGCTTGACGTCATTATGGAGGGTAATGAAGGTGAGATGGAGGAGCTCGGGCCATCTCTGAGTGAAGACCTCATCATCCAGACCTTCCCCTTCAGTGTGGTCGTACCTGCTGCTCTGGAGGCCCGAAACAAACTGCCAGCAGACAAGG GGGTGGTGTATGAGTACTTGTCTGCGGTGCTGTCAGACGTGCTGCACTGTCAGAGAGAGCCGCTCCCCCTCTGTCTGGCTCTGCAGCAGTACGATAAAGAGCTTGTGTCCGCAGaactctctgcttctcctcatCCCTCCATCATACACCTTCATCAGTATTACTCCAAATGGCTACCACAGCAGTGCCGAGAGGAACTG TTCAAGTCCTCTGAATGCCATTTAAAGGGAATGTCAACCCCCAATTCATTCACTGCACTGATGAAAGCTGCGTATAGCCAAGGACCGAACACTTTGCTTGAGGACGCCTTCAGGAAGAGCGTGGAAGGAACTCTAGCTTCCATGTTGATGGCTGACTTCCCAGCAGCTATCAAGCAGATATTACTCTACATAAAATCTACTGTGGAAAACCTTGGCACG TTCTCCAAAGACATAGGAACTGCTCCTCTGAAGGCCGTAATGGGAATACTCCTGGATTTGGTGAGCAAGCTACAAGGCTTCCAGGAGACTACCATCTCTGAGCCAGCAGCCGAGAACTCCCAAGAAGGAGCAGACCTCTTCCTGGAAGTCCACCAGTCGTCCACAACAGAAGCCAATAAAGAGCAG ATCCTTGTTTCTGCCCTTGGCTCCATCTTCAAGCATCCATGTTTGCAGCAGTGGTTTCTGGCTCTGGAGCTGGCTGCTTTGCCTCCTCACACTCTGAATCCTGTCAGGCTAAAGCACATGTGTGCTCAGCTGAATGATGACATGCTGGCCTTGCTGAAGACCTGCTCCCCCACTCTCTGTGATCTTGGTCACCTGGAGCTTATTAGTAGCTATATGGAGTCTATAGAGAAAGCTGTGCTCAAAGAACTGATGGAGAAGGGCTCCCAGGCAGCAAAGAAACAGTCCAGACCTTTCCAGGCCCTCCTGTCTTTACACAGCTACATGGACTCCTGCAATCTCAGGGAGGTGGTTTCCAAGTTGCTACTCCTCCCCCACGAGAGCCTAATCTCCCCCAGCAGTAAGGGCACACAAGCCGAGCTTAGTGTCTATGGTCAAGCGGCACTGCAGATACTCACAGAGTCTAAAGCTAACCCTTCCCAGGACCACGGCATCTTTCTATCGCAGGCACACCTTCACGGCCTGAGCACCCTTCTGCTGTCCTGCTCCAGCCCTGCGCTGGAGGCCTTCCTGCTGCAGACTCTGTCTAGTGAGCCAGCCAGTGCTAAACTCATCCACACAGATGTGCTGCTGCACTGTCTCCAGTGTCCTCTCCCAGACTCTCTGTCCATCAGCTCTCTGCTGCTGAAGAACTGCTCCACTCACCGCCTCTGCTTTGATATGTGGTGCCTCGAGCCAGAGAACATGGAGAAGCTCTCAGACCAGATGGAAACATTCCTTCCACTAATCAACACCTACCTACAGGTGGCAAGTAGAGAGGATCCTGCTAGGCCAATAGATG TGCAAAAAAAGGTTGTAAAGGCTTTGAACCAAATGCTGCTGGCCAAATTGTCCCAATGTGTTCTGGGAAACCTGACGGAAGACTCCGGAGCCCAGCTTGCGGAAACACTAGCCAATCTGATCAAGCTCTCTGCAAACATCAAGGACACCAGGAACTTGGTCAGCACTCTGCCCAATGCTCTACAAAAAGTGGACAGTTTTGAAAG gTGGCGACTAGTAGATGTGATCACTGAGAAACTGGCTGATTGCCCAGAAGAACAAGACACCTGGAGGAAGTCTGTCACCGCCGCTGCCCTCAAGTGTCTCACCGCCGCTTACAGTCACTATAAAGATCAGGCTACTGCCCGGTCAGAGCAGGAGCAGAGCATCCTGGAAAGACTGCAAGGACTCCTA ACATCAGCTGACGACATCACTGCCTCTGAGTGGAACAGTTTTGTCAAGAATGGACTGAA ATATCGCTACAGAGATCACCACTTTCTGAAGACATTGGGAAACCTGTTGGAACTAATGTACGGTGGCCGTGAAGTCCACAAGGATCTGATTCCTTTATCCACCCTTTACATGATGACCAGCAGCCATTCTCTGTTCCTGCCCACCATGTTGGACTCTGATGAAGAGGCCAGCAGGTGTCAGGCTAAAG AAGCGTTATtgtccctccttctctctttggTGAAGAAATGCCCAACAGTCTGTAACATCAATCACTTTGTTGTACTTTTGGGAGCATATGGAGTTACACTGAGTACTGCAG ATCAGAAGCTATTACTGCTTCTTCAGGAATATGAAAGAAACAATGTCACTCTGCTGAAATTTCA ATCCTTCTTGTGGGGCCCGGCCGCTGTGGAACACCATAAGACCAGGAAAAGCCTTGGAGCTTCTCTGTGGAAGCAAGAGAGCTCAGACGACTTGTTGGCCCTGCTGAAAAGTGACTGGATGCTCCAAACGATTGCACACTTTCCCCAGCAACGCAGAATCATGCTGCAG GATGATAAGGAGCTGCTGTACTGTAACACTGCAGTAAAGGACCTTGGGAATGTGTATGATCCCCGTTTTCTTTTGCCTCTATTCAGCACCATACTGCAGCCAG agtgtgtgatTGACTGCCTCAAGTTTGTATCCAGTCATGCTCTGGGAGTTACTTTAATGTCTCTAAGTAGCTACGACCCAAACTTGAGAGCGGCAGCGTACCATGTGCTGAGCTGCTTCTACCAACACCTGGAAGGTGCTCGggtcagagagaagagacag TTGCTGTACTTGATGGACACCGTGAAGAATGGGATCAGACAGCAGAATCAAAGACTTCCATTTGTCCTGACCACCTACATCGCCAAAGTGGCTCAGCAGATGCTCAAACCTG AGGACCACATGTATGTGGTGTTAAACAGGTTTTTGCTGTCCCATCAGAGTTTGGACTTCAGAAGAGTCCCAGAGTTCTTCAAGCTATTCTACGGCTTTGACTTGGAG catAAAATGGAACGTGAGTGGATTTTGAGCGTGCTGGAAGAAGGCATAAGTGATGGACACAGCTATGAGTTGTGTGAACAACAAGGCATATTTCAGACCCTTCTAGGTTTCAGCAGCAGCCCCCTGTGTGATGAACACTCCCAG GCACAGATTATCAGGGTGTTGTGCCAGGCTGCCCGTGTGACCAGAGCAGCTTATAACCTCACCAAGAGCTGTGGGCTCCTAACCTGGATAATACAGGTGGTTGAAAAAAG GAATCTAGACCAGCAGCTGCTCAGTGCCATCATAGAGCTGCTCCATGTGCTGTGGTTTACTAACCTGGGGCAGAAGGAGAAGCAGGTGGATGGAGCCAAGACCTCCTCATCTACAGAGGAGAAACCTCAGAGCTCAGGGAAGTGTCTCCCACTCCCACTCATCAATGAATTCCTGTCTGTGGCATCAACTATCAGCAGACACCTCAG GTCGCGTGTGAAGGCCGCTCAGCTCAACCTGTTCCTGCAGACTCTTTGCTCTGTACTGAAGCATCGCGGGACAGCTCTCAATGTAAACAAGCAGGCTGACTGGCTAACACTCCACCCACAGCCTCTCTCTTGTACTGAATCCCTCACCCTGCTTCTCTGTTGGGCCTCGCTGTCCCACAACACGGCACTCCTAACCCAGATACAAGCGCTGTCTGAAAAGCACAAAGTGAAGGAATTGCTGG gGATGGGGAAGGATAAGGCTAGAGGTAAAGGCTCCTTTTCCCAGGCCCGCACAAGAAAAGAGAACCTGGCAGAAGATGCtgagacagagaaacaagaagagaGTCTCCTGACACAGTGTACATTTTACCTCAGCAGTATCTTTGTCCACTGGGAGCCTGTGTTTCCCCTCTCTGAACCCCAGCCGGCTCAGCCAAGAGACAAACTGGATGCCAGTCAGCTGGCCGGTGATgctgctcacctgctcaccAAGTGGTCCCTGAGGTGCTTGGTGGAAGACTCGTATgatgaaaacagaacaaaagagTTCTTGCACTGGGTCGAAAAGGCTGTGATGAAACACAGCAGAATCATGAATGTTGTGTTACTCGATCCTGGCATGAAAGCAGACATCCTTCGACTCTACCATCAGGCCTTTGACGCTCAGTGTCACTCCAGCATTTCAGCAAGAGTGGAAGTCCTCCAGCTATTTACCAACATAATGATACGATTACTAGAGACCCGAGGCAACCTTCCAGAGCTGCATCAGGCTGTcgtctctgcctgcctgccagcAGCCACACATGATCAGTCTACACGTG TAGAAGGGCTGTTTCTCTTGTCGTCATACGTCCATGAGTTGTGGAGAGGAGCCACGTCAGCAGAGCTGTTCCTGTCTCATGTCAGTTTGGTGACGGGAGCCAAGTGTAACAGACAGAAAGCATCTAAACCATCACTGAAGCAAACTGCCATCAGAGCCATCTGTAATGACATCATTACCCTGAAGAGTTAG